In the genome of Dermacentor silvarum isolate Dsil-2018 chromosome 1, BIME_Dsil_1.4, whole genome shotgun sequence, one region contains:
- the LOC125943340 gene encoding uncharacterized protein LOC125943340, producing the protein MAAFKCTFVQDWTNPKHCEFAAWVRPVECNANAAYCTLCRKQFSLSNMGRRAVTSHAESKKHRLAASGAKTPSVASFLTPPAAVVIKAGPVASGSALPSSSSTTATDSQPERATKDIFQRDTEVIKAEVMWCLNAVMTHTSLRAAAASASLFPLMFPSSATAKKMQLGKDKVGYTIVHGLAPFFRESLVSEVSQASHLVVAFDESLNNVAQKEQMDVLVRFWSDAEESVKTRYLTSCFLGHTRAEELVSAFKSATDGLSRSKILQISMDGPNVNMKFLREIKQELCESSDGRQILDVGSCGLHVVNGAFKTGHAATGWQLVEFLRAIYNLFKCVPARRAEYARITGSNVYPLKFCAVRWLENVSVISRALEVLPYLKVYIESCRNENKRPTSASYGVVETAIRDPLLSAKLTFMLRIAEELQPFLAQFQTDLPMLPFLGTALENLLRSLMSTIVKKEVMMAADSPLKLINVDMDQPANVVATPKIDLGFATKNALRKALKLSDLAILEFKRDCAAFVKNCAKKIVERSPLKFKLTRGSSSLDPACALIPELGERRLTDALEVLTEHQWMTGAEADRAMRSYKLVCSLASTQAALKNFDRSTDRLDALWAGICGSNKELLAFAKIILTLSHGNASVERGFSINKSCLVENQKELSLVAQRIIFDAVSSAGGVASVQLTKRMFQMVRGANARWKEELEKTRKERADEMRNERERKRVAASLKELELKKKSVG; encoded by the coding sequence ATGGCGGCGTTCAAGTGCACTTTCGTCCAAGACTGGACGAATCCGAAACATTGCGAGTTTGCAGCCTGGGTTCGGCCCGTTGAATGTAACGCGAATGCAGCGTACTGTACGCTATGCAGAAAGCAGTTTTCGCTCAGCAACATGGGAAGAAGAGCGGTGACAAGTCACGCTGAAAGTAAGAAGCACCGACTTGCTGCGAGCGGAGCCAAGACACCCTCTGTAGCTTCATTCTTGACGCCGCCGGCCGCCGTTGTGATCAAAGCCGGGCCAGTGGCGTCAGGTTCTGCGCTGCCTTCATCTTCTTCAACTACAGCTACGGACTCCCAACCTGAGCGTGCAACAAAGGACATTTTTCAGCGTGACACGGAGGTCATAAAGGCTGAGGTGATGTGGTGTCTTAATGCTGTGATGACGCACACATCGCTCCGTGCTGCCGCGGCATCGGCTTCTCTGTTCCCGTTGATGTTCCCATCATCTGCTACAGCCAAGAAAATGCAGCTTGGAAAAGACAAGGTGGGATACACTATTGTCCATGGCCTCGCACCTTTCTTTAGAGAGAGCCTCGTGTCGGAAGTAAGCCAAGCCTCCCACCTCGTCGTCGCGTTTGACGAATCGTTAAACAACGTTGCACAAAAAGAGCAAATGGACGTGTTGGTTCGTTTTTGGTCGGATGCAGAGGAGAGCGTGAAAACACGCTACCTGACGTCATGCTTTCTTGGGCACACACGAGCTGAAGAATTGGTGTCCGCATTTAAAAGTGCCACAGATGGACTCTCACGATCGAAAATTCTTCAGATATCAATGGACGGGCCAAACGTAAACATGAAATTTCTCCGTGAGATCAAGCAAGAACTGTGTGAATCCAGTGACGGCCGCCAAATTCTCGACGTTGGAAGCTGTGGCCTTCATGTAGTGAACGGCGCGTTCAAAACCGGACACGCCGCAACAGGGTGGCAACTCGTTGAATTTCTCCGGGCTATCTACAATTTATTTAAATGTGTACCTGCCCGACGTGCTGAATACGCACGTATCACCGGTAGTAACGTTTACCCCTTGAAGTTTTGCGCCGTGCGGTGGCTTGAAAATGTTAGTGTAATTTCGAGGGCTCTTGAGGTCCTGCCGTATCTGAAGGTATACATCGAGTCGTGTCGAAACGAGAACAAGCGACCGACCAGCGCCAGTTACGGCGTGGTCGAAACAGCCATCCGCGATCCTCTGCTGTCTGCAAAGCTAACCTTTATGCTTCGTATCGCGGAAGAACTGCAGCCGTTCCTGGCTCAGTTCCAGACCGATTTGCCTATGCTTCCATTTCTTGGTACAGCATTGGAAAATCTTCTGCGATCATTAATGAGTACAATTGTAAAGAAAGAAGTAATGATGGCTGCGGATAGTCCGTTGAAGTTGATAAACGTCGACATGGACCAGCCTGCGAACGTTGTTGCGACACCCAAGATTGACCTTGGCTTTGCTACGAAGAATGCACTCCGGAAGGCCCTGAAACTTTCAGATTTGGCTATCCTTGAGTTCAAAAGGGACTGCGCCGCTTTTGTGAAGAACTGCGCCAAGAAGATCGTGGAAAGGTCGCCGTTGAAGTTCAAGCTGACGAGGGGATCGTCATCTCTGGATCCCGCGTGCGCGCTGATTCCCGAGCTTGGGGAAAGGCGTTTAACTGATGCACTCGAAGTTTTAACGGAGCACCAGTGGATGACCGGAGCAGAAGCTGATCGAGCTATGCGGTCCTACAAGCTTGTGTGCTCCTTAGCCTCGACGCAAGCAGCGTTGAAAAATTTTGACAGGAGCACGGATCGGCTGGATGCCCTTTGGGCAGGCATCTGTGGTTCAAACAAGGAACTACTCGCTTTTGCCAAGATTATTCTCACTCTTTCGCACGGAAATGCGTCTGTCGAGAGAGGATTTTCTATTAACAAGAGCTGTCTTGTAGAAAACCAAAAAGAACTATCTCTGGTCGCCCAACGAATCATATTTGacgctgtgtcgtctgctggaGGAGTTGCCAGTGTACAGTTAACCAAGAGGATGTTTCAGATGGTCCGTGgggcgaacgcacggtggaaggAGGAGCTTGAGAAGAccagaaaagaaagggccgacgAAATGAGGAATGAACGTGAAAGGAAGCGTGTGGCCGCTTCTTTGAAGGAGCttgagcttaaaaaaaaaagtgttggctGA